The DNA segment AAGATACCGGAAGTGTACTGTTAGATGGAACGGTAGATAAGCAAATTCAGTTAGCTATCCTTACAGCTATTGAAGGAGACAGGGATAATCGCGTAGTTGATTTACACATCTGGTATCTCAGTCCAGATCATCTAGCTGCTACTATTTCTCTTGTTACTCATTATCCTCAACCACCGGATTATTATAAGAATCTACTTAAGTCTATTCCTAACTTGGCTCATATCTTGATAGAGGTTAACCTCTGTGAGGAAGTACCCTGTACCTTTGCTAATTGACCTCTTCTCGGGGATTCTAAAGCGTCTTTTGCTTGCCAGTCTAAAGATGTGGCGCGCAATAATAATTAAGAACGATGAAAAACCACAAAGACACAAAGGACACAAAGTTTTTTATTCTGGTCAATTATCCGGATCTGATATTACGTAAAAATAAAGTTGTTTCTTCTGTTGACCACCAACTCAAAACCCATTGCAACAATGGGGCAAAACTTTGTTCTACCTTAATTTCGTAGCATAAGTGAGAAGGATTGGTCAAGAGTTTTAAAATACCAAAAATTTCCCGTTTCTTTTTGAAGGAGGCACTCGCGCGGGGAGATTGAGAAGAGAACGCTTTAATTGGGTTAAACTTTTTGGAACTTTACCGTAGTTTGTAGAGGGACTTGCAGGGCGGCACAGATTACTATTATAATGAAAGCATAGCAGAAAACTTCAGTAATTGTCAAGGAGTAAAATAGCAAAAATTCTCCCCACATTAACTGATGATTGAAAGTATCTTCTGAAAAGAGTTTTCATAGCAATGCGCGATCGCGTAATTAAATTGTTGGCAGCAGGAGGGAACTCAACTAGAATTGAGTTGAGTATCGGTAGATTAACTTCCCCAAAGCCAAATGAAAAAGAAACCAGCCATTTATCATAATGTACTCTCACAAAAAATAGCCGAAGAGCGAGACTTGTTCAATTACAATTATAGCTCTCCTGGAACCATACCAGGAACATTGACAATTGAACCAGACGCTAAACCAGTAGATATTAATTTAATAGACTATAACCATCTGAATGCTTCGCCAGTACTCAATCTTACCCCAGAAGCTTGCGGCCAATACTTAGATACCGAATCTGTATCTTGGTTTGACATCGCCGGATTAGGAAACGAAGTCAAATGGTTAGCACTAGCTGATATTTTTGGTTTACACCCCTTGTTACTCGAAGATATCGTCAACGTACCCCAACGCTCTAAATTTGAAGATTATGATAAACAAATATTAGTTATTACACAAATGGTGATACCGAAAACTAATAAAAAGGGTTTTTGGATTGAGCAAGTCAGCTTTGTTTTGGGAAAAAACTACCTGTTGACGGTACAAGAGGAATCAGAAAGAGACTGTTTTGAAAATGTGCGCGATCGCCTTACGAAAAACCAGGGGATAATTCGCCAACGTGGCGCAGATTATTTATTTTACTCCCTCTGGGATGCGATTATCGATGGTTATTATCCCGTTTTAGAGGTTTGTGAGGATCGGATAGAAGAAATCGAAGAGAAAGTACTCAATAATCCCGATAGGTCTATACTAAATCAAATTTATCGTATCAAGAGACAACTTCTGGCGCTACGTCGAGCGCTTTGGCCCCAGCGTAACGCACTCAACACTATAATTCGAGATGGACATCCTCTGATTAGTTCCGACGTTCAAATATATCTTAGAGACTGTTACGATCACATCGTAGAAATTATCGACATGATTGAAATTTACCGAGAATTGGTCGCCAGTTTATTAGAAATGTACGTCTCTGCTATGGGTAATAAGATGAATGAAATCATGAAGATACTCACCGTAATTTCTGCTATTTTTATTCCCTTGACTTTTATTGCTGGAGTGTATGGGATGAATTTTGAAAACATGCCAGAATTAAAATGGTATTATGGTTATTTCATCTGTTTAGCGTGTATGCTGGGGATTGCGATCGCTCTGATTTATTCCTTCTGGCGTAATGGTTGGTTCAAAAATATATCTAATCTTGAAGTCAAGTGACAGTTCAATACTAGAACTGATAGTATCAATAGTATTTTACTAGGAAGGAATTGTCAAATGATGCAAGGTGTTTCAGTCATCCGTGATGACCAGACAAGAGGTACAGTAGTAGGGATAGAAGAACATGGCTATCTCATCATTGAATTTGAGGATAGCTCTCGAATCATCATCGCCCAAGAAATGTTAATCCCTCAGGGAGATGATACTTATTCTGTCCCTTTTGATATCAATCTCGCCGAACAAGTGATTCTACCAGTAATAACCGAAGAAATCACCATCGAGAAAGAACAAATTCCCAAAAAAGTCGTGCGCGTACATAAGCGAGTAGAAACTAGAGAAAAAGAAGTAGACGCGACTACTGTTCACGAAGAAGTCATCGTAGAACGTATTCCCATTAATAGACTCGTTGAGGATACCCATCCCAAAGTACGCAAAGAAAGGGGAGTTTTGATTATACCAGTGGTAGAAGAGGTCGTGGTTATCGAAAAGCGTCTTCTTTTAGTGGAAGAAGTGCACATTTCTAAGCAACGTACCCAAAAAACTACACCTCATAGCGTTATGTTGCGTCGTGAAGTTATTGAAGTTGAAACACAAGAAGCAGATGGAACAGAATTATCTCAAAACATTGATTTTGAAGATATTTAAGTTTTACCCAATACTTTTTAGTTACTTAATTAA comes from the Gloeocapsa sp. PCC 73106 genome and includes:
- the corA gene encoding magnesium/cobalt transporter CorA; translated protein: MKKKPAIYHNVLSQKIAEERDLFNYNYSSPGTIPGTLTIEPDAKPVDINLIDYNHLNASPVLNLTPEACGQYLDTESVSWFDIAGLGNEVKWLALADIFGLHPLLLEDIVNVPQRSKFEDYDKQILVITQMVIPKTNKKGFWIEQVSFVLGKNYLLTVQEESERDCFENVRDRLTKNQGIIRQRGADYLFYSLWDAIIDGYYPVLEVCEDRIEEIEEKVLNNPDRSILNQIYRIKRQLLALRRALWPQRNALNTIIRDGHPLISSDVQIYLRDCYDHIVEIIDMIEIYRELVASLLEMYVSAMGNKMNEIMKILTVISAIFIPLTFIAGVYGMNFENMPELKWYYGYFICLACMLGIAIALIYSFWRNGWFKNISNLEVK
- a CDS encoding YsnF/AvaK domain-containing protein, with amino-acid sequence MMQGVSVIRDDQTRGTVVGIEEHGYLIIEFEDSSRIIIAQEMLIPQGDDTYSVPFDINLAEQVILPVITEEITIEKEQIPKKVVRVHKRVETREKEVDATTVHEEVIVERIPINRLVEDTHPKVRKERGVLIIPVVEEVVVIEKRLLLVEEVHISKQRTQKTTPHSVMLRREVIEVETQEADGTELSQNIDFEDI